The Coccidioides posadasii str. Silveira chromosome 3, complete sequence genome contains a region encoding:
- a CDS encoding uncharacterized protein (EggNog:ENOG410PSVR~COG:S~TransMembrane:4 (i12-30o36-57i69-89o109-133i)~BUSCO:15662at33183), which produces MERNPISLAIRGVQALFGIIVLGLTAYIASEGSLDSSNFLLFCGLWTAFIVVPYMLLAPTYAPVAAHPFAIIGVDGVTMIFWFAGFIALGSKLPPPRFCTFNACRVLQAATVFGSFEWVLFVATLALAVLPVVRNRGTPKPNENVPQPSI; this is translated from the exons ATGGAGCGCAACCCCATTTCACTCGCCATTCGCGGCGTCCAGGCCTTATTCGGCATCATTGTCCTTGGTCTCACTGCCTATA TTGCTTCCGAAGGGTCCTTGGATTCCTCCAACTTCCTGCTCTTCTGCGGTCTATGGACAGCTTTCATCGTTGTTCCCTACATGCTTCTCGCTCCTACATACGCTCCCGTAGCCGCGCATCCCTTCGCGATAATTGGCGTTGATGGCGTAACCATGATTTTCTGGTTCGCAGGCTTCATTGCTCTAGGCTCCAAACTTCCCCCTCCCAGATTCTGCACTTTCAACGCGTGCCGTGTTCTCCAGGCCGCAACTGTGTTCGGCTCCTTCGAGTG GGTTCTGTTTGTCGCTACTCTTGCTCTCGCGGTTCTTCCCGTCGTTCGAAACCGTGGAACACCAAAGCCGAATGAAAATGTACCGCAGCCGAGTATctag